Within the Montipora foliosa isolate CH-2021 chromosome 11, ASM3666993v2, whole genome shotgun sequence genome, the region GATAATAGGCAAAATGAGGGGTTGTGTTTTCTTGCTGTTGTTGAAGAAAATGGTTTTCTGCAAAAGTGGATTTGCAGGACGGCTGATACTTCTTCGTTTTTCTCAGAGCCCAGGGTACAGCGCAGAAATGAAGAAGGAATCTCTAGATGCTTATGAATACCCAAACGGATCAGAATGGAAAAAGCTTGTTAAGAATGGTCTCTTCGAAGACAAGATTGAATTGTCAGGATAATAATTCACTGAGTTAAAGGAAGATCAATCGAGATGAACATAATCAATTTTAGGAGAGGAGTTCCAGGCATTTTTGTTTGACTTTTCATTGGTGACTTTCGATGATCAGCTTTGTAGTTTTCCGCGGGTTTCAGAAGGTGAAACATCAACGATATCAAAGTTGTTGAGGGACGTTTCGACGACTCCATGTCATTATTATGAACGTAATTGAATAACTAAGTAGATGAGATTTATGTACATGAAAGAGTTATGAAAATATTAAGATTTAGGTTTCAgggtaaaattaaaaaaaatttgtgAGGAGTTTGGTAATGACACAGTTTGGGTGGCATTTTCCTGATGTAGATCAAACAGTACATCGTTAATCAATAATCATGACaatgataataaattaataatgaaaacaatgacaatgataattaACAATGATAATTATGACaatgataataaattaataatgacaattatgataataattaataatgataTTGGTGAAAATAATCACTGATAAGtaacgatgataatgatgacaatcATAATTAACAATGATACTAATGACAATCAtaattgataatgataatgataatgatcacGTGGAGTCATTGAAATATCCAGCGTTCAACAACCTGACATTGTTGATTTTTATTCTCAAGTGTTTTACTACACCTTGTGTTTAAGACGATGCATACAATGCAATGATTGTGGTAGTTATGTTTGCCGCTTTGGCTAAACTAGGTAGCATAAAAGAGgaacaccgggttggtgtttgtgtcaccttgctttttttcttgTAGCATGGAAGAGTGTTCAAACATGATGTTtcggctgccatgttggtaTCTCAGGCTATACCTCTAGAGTTGAACTATATTTTTATGACAACTTTTTCTTGAAATGTGGCCTTCAATCACATCAGTGAAAACAACCAATTTATGTTTACTTCTGTCCTCAAGTCAAATTTTCTATAAGTAATCgatatgttttatatttctaCGTTTTTATTTCGCATGGAGCGTTACTTCttaacaacaacatgaaatttTAGGTAGAGCATAACATTTAATTTAGTTGACGCATGAAAGTACGGAAATACGTTCCTACTAGCAGATGCCTCTTTTTCTTGCATTTGCCCGACGAACGGGCAGTAGTGAAAGAAATCTCTTTTCCCTGCGTCAAAACGCGCTCGGATTCAACCATGGTCCGCCATCTTAGGCTGCTCTGTTGTGAAAACGCATGCCCCGAGTGTTCGCTGACCATGACTTGGGACCGCTATGTACCGCGCGTTTCATTACAGGTCTTTGCGCTGTGCCACGGGTTTGGACAGACCCACACGGTGTGGTCGCTAAGAAACTGCGGCGCATGCTCAGGGCATTCAGTTTTGACGCGGGGCAGAAGCTTGTTTGAAGCTTGTTTTCGTCCCGTCAGCGCagcaaataagaaaaagagGTCTCTGCTAGCAGGTAAGCGGAAATGCTGAGGTGACCAACTTGTGGCCTTTTTTACTTGGACGGCGAGTATATTGAGCCATTCCATTCAAAAGAGTCAAAAGATCGGACGTTTAGAGCAAGTGGGAAATTGCCATCGTGGAAACGATGCACACATCAAAGTCAGTGGCAATGCGCATCGTTTCAAATTCGTCAAACCAGTGGGGAAAAGTGCCGTACAACTTTCTTATGAGGAACGTGGAAGTGTCCGGCTAAAGATATTGTGTTACCGCGGTGTGCAACAATACCAATTACTGTGAATATACTCCGCAGTCTAATGAGATTGAAGTCATCTATGAACCTAATGATCAGCAGTTCGAATGTTACTTTTGATACCTCAACCTTTGCCAAGTCTTTTTTctataaaaaagtaaaagtcaaCGTAAAATATATCGAAATAAATTGACGCaatcaaagaaagaaattacTGTTGGTAGATCTTACTCACGCGTAGGAAAGGAAAACGTCCTTCGAGCAAAGTGTTGATTGTTTTTCCATGGTAAACAAACAATGCCAGAACTTATTCACAGTCTTCGGAACGTTTAGCCGTCCTGCGAGAAGCACAAGACTGACTTAGCGCTATAAATTTCCCGCGAAatctgtgacgtcatgtgataGTGCTCtattggccgtgttttcacaagcggtttttcaggtcgcttagcgagtgaccACCGAAAATTCcatgaaaacagttcctttcctaactcgcttaaagttaagcgagtcggcaaatttcaatagaattctcattaaattgtACCTCATCCTAGTCTACGTCACAAGGAATCACGTGAGATTGCGCGAGCAAGCCAGGTCAGTGTGCGGTAAGCTTTCGGTTCTGCCTCGTCATCATACGCactacgaagtcacgtgagaaagcaCCAGCCGCCCGAGTGGTCAGTGCATTCCCGCCTTTTCTCGAGTCGGTCAGCAAGAGATTAGCACACTGTAAAACTGAGGAAAAATACTCAAAATACCTGTGTTCTACAATAGCACCTCTCCAGGAATTTCCTAAGTGGTTGTAGACGGTGTTTACGATCAAAAGTCAAAGGAACAGCGTGTCCAGAGCTGAAAAATGACATTCTTCGCTTCAAAAAGTTGGAAATGGCGCGGCGCCAAACAACGGCGAGTCTGCCATCGTTGCGGCGATCAGCTCAATGAGTGAGCTTCTGGTATCTTCCATTACCTCAATGAAGTCTACAATGGCTGAATCCTTAGGTCAGATGAAGGACACCATTGACCAACTCGTAATCGAGGAAGGTCCTTCAGGGGAAAACGATGAGCAGCTAcaaatagctgccaaaacggACGAACTACCCACTGAGCAGTCGGACAAAAACCAGCAATCTGGGTCCGCTGAGTCAAATAACGGGGCAAAAAGCCCACAAGTGGCGAATCAACTGAGCAGAGCATTAACATTCTGATAAATCAGGACTCTGTATCTCAACGGGATGCCTGTGGCAAAATTGAGCTACTGTTAGGCATTGCGAACGATGTCAAACTTGACCAGAAGAAGGCTCCCGCTGTAAACGAGCAGATAGCCAAAATAGTCCAGGGCTTACTGAGAGAAAAGCTTACGGAAGAAGTTTTGACGGCGACACAGAATCGCTACAGCCCGCCAGAAAATTGTGAATGCCTCACAAGCACGAAGGTCAATCATCTTATCTGGGATAAATTAAAACCAGACACGAGGTCTGCTGATATCAAGTTGCAGCGAGTGCAATCTAATCTTGTTAAAGGGCTCGTCCCTATAGTTTCTGTTATTGAGAAACTTGTGAAGGCACGGGATAAATTCCTAAAGATGCCTTTGATGTCCCAGAATTAATAAGAGCAGCCACTGATGCCATTGCTCTGGTAGGTGCTGCTAACTTCGAGTTGAATATGCGGCGCAGGGATAACATCAAGCCCGAGCTAAATGAAGACTACAAACACTTGTGCTCCAGCTCGGTACCCTTCACAGAATTCTTGTTTGGCAATGATGCCGACTTATCTAAACAACTGAAAGATCTCGCAGAAGCGACCAAAGTTAGCAAAAAGCTAAACCCAAAAGTGGACGGCCACAAAAGCAATGGATACAGGGGATACAAGCACGCAAAGTCCAAAGGCTTTGGCTACAAGTATTTCTCACGTGGTCAAGGCACTCAGGccattaaaaatttaaactggaaaaggCCCGGCCCCCCATACACCAAGAAGGACGAGGGGAGGAGGCCAAACAAGTAGGGCCAGAAAACCCCTCTAATGAGGTAAGCAATACTCTAAGGTATCTTCACGCTGGTAGATTGCAACAATTTGTCCCGGCATGGAAAGACATTACTGACGACCCAGAGGTTTTAGACTGGGTTGAGCATTGTCATTTAGAGTTCATAGATGGTGTACCACCGGTACAGGAAACTGACGATAAGGTGATACAATTCAATGATGCAGAAGCTGCTATTATAGAGTCTGAAATTGTACAACTCCTCAATAAAGGTGTTATTGTGGAGTCTCCTCACTCTCAAGGAGAATTTGTTTCGTCCATTTTCGTTAGATTAAAAAAGAATGGAGTAGACTATAGGATGATCCTAAACCTTAAGGAGCTAAACAAGTTCATTGTCTACCGGCACTTCAAAATGGATTCACTTAAGACAGTGACAGATCTGATGTCCCAAGGGTGTTATATGGCGTCCGTAGATATAAAGGATGCATATTATACAATACCTATTGCCACAGAACatcaaaaatttttgaaattcaggtGGCGGGACAAATTGTATCAATATACCTGCCTTCCAAATGGGCTGGCATCAGCCCCAAGAATCTTTACTAAACTCTTAAAACCAGTGTTTAATATACTGAGGCAAAAGGGCTGCCTGTCCTCATCTTACATAGATGATTGTTATCTACAAGGAGCAACCTGTGGTTAATGCCATGATAATGTACAAGAAACACTTATGTTGCTTGGGGATCTTGGGTTCCCTATTCACAATGAAAAATCAGTACTCATACCATCTCAGGTCTTGACTTTCTTGGGATTTGTGCTTAACTCCGTTACAATGACTGTGCAACTTACCAAAAGCCGAaagcaaaaactgaaaacggCCTGCCTCACCCTTGTCAATAAAGAAACCTGCACAATTCAAAGTGTGGCAGAGGTCATTGGGGTCATTATGTCAAGTTTTCCAGGGGTGGAACACGGCCCCCTCCACTATCGCAGCCTTGAAAAGGACAAATCACATGCCTTGCGAGAGAACAAAGGCAACTTCGGACCTTCTATGATCCTCTCCCCCAGTTCTAGAGCAGAACTAAATTGGTGGATATCTAATGTTGATACTTCACTCAAACTTATTTCTCATGGTGAACCCGAACTTCACATTCAAACTGATGCCTCAGCCCATGGCTGGGGAGGTCTGAGGGGAGAATAAAGAACAGGGGGGAGATGGACCCAACAGGAAGCATCCCATCACATTAACTACCTAGAGTTATTGGCTGTACTCTTAACAATAAAGGCTTTATGTGGGAATTGTGCAAATTTGCATATCCGAGTTCAATTTGATAATACAGCTGCTGTTTGCTACATAAATAACATGGGGGGCTCAAAGTCCCCTGACTGCAATTCAGTTGTAAGACAAATATGGGATTATTGTGTTGAACGCCACATCTGGATAAGTGCCTCACACCTGCCAGGATGTGAAAACACTGAAGCAGATCGAGAATCAAGGCATTTTAATGATCGTACTGAGTGGCAGTTAGCGTCAGATGTATACTACTCAATCACCAAGCAATTTGGTCAGCCAAGCATTGATTTGTTTGCATCTCGCTTAAATAAGCAATGTCCAGTCTATGCCTCATGGAGGCCTGATCCAGACGCAATGTTTGTTGATGCCTTCTCTGCAAACTGGAATAACTTTTTCTTCTATGCATTCCCTCCATTCAGTCTTATAGGGAAATGCCTGGAAAAAATTCAAGCAAACAGAGCAGAGGGGATCCTGGAGGTGCCTTGCTGGACTTGCCAAAGCTGGTATCCCAAATTGCTGAGACTATCGGTAGCTCCTCCATTGATGATCACTCACAGGGAAGTCCTCCTGACTCTTCCAGGGTGCCAGAAACTTCACCCATTGAGGAAAAAGCTGAATCTGTTAGCCTGTCATTTGTGCGGCGACTCTACAAGAACAGAGGCTTTTCTGAGAGAGCAACCAACATTGTTCTCCAATCCTGGCGCCAATCATCACAGAAACAGTATGATGCACACATCATAAAATGGCTTCTCTTCTGTACTAAAAGGCAAGCAGATCCTATTTGCCCAACTATAAGCGTGGCTGTGGATTTCCTGACATCCCTTTATGATGAAGGATTGAGCTACAGTAGTATCAACTCAGCAAGATGTGCTCTGTCCGCGATTTTAGAAAGTCCTGCCTCAGCTTACCCAACTTTTGGTGAGCATCCTGATGTTAAAAGGTTTATGAAGGGCATTTTCCAAAGCAGGCCCCCTCTTCCTCGTTATTGCAAAACTTGGGATGTCAATCTGGTACTCCAGTACATTGGCTCCATGGGTAACTCCCAGGAACTCTCCCTCAAGGACTTGACATTGAAATTGGTTATGTTAGTTGCATTAACCACAGCCCAGAGAGGACAGTCTCTGCAATTATTAGACACTCAGAACATGGTACAAGAGGAGACTGCTTATACGTTTATGCTTAATAGTAAGCTGAAACAAAGCAAACCTGGCAAGTCAACCTCTGATTTAGTTATCAAGCTTAATGCTTTCCCATATGACCGCAATCTTTGTGTAGTAAATGCATGTTCAGTATACCTTGCAAGGACTAAGTTATTACGTGGTAGCGAATCCCGGTTGTTTATTACTCATCAGAAACCACATAAGAAAGCCAGCAGAGACACAATAAGACGCTGGATCTAGCAAATGATGATCAAGACTGGCATCGATATTAATGTGTATAAGCCGCATAGTGTCCGATCGGCGGCAACTTCTAAAGCTAAAGCTGCCAATGCTTCCCTTGTGGAGATTATGCAAGCTGCAGGGTGGAGTTCAGCAGCCACCTTTGCCAAGTTTTATGACCGGGAAATTGAACAAGGTTCTTCGTTTGCTGACAGTGTACTCAGCCTAAGTTGAAACTACTATTAAAGATTTCTTGTCTTTGTATCGTGTGCTATCAGTTGCTTTgaaatctcacgtgacttcgtagtgcgtatgatgacgaggcagaatcggaaattaaacgagacttaccttaagtcgatgtttgattgggattctgCCGAGTCATCAGTAGCACAAGAACACCCATACCCTGTTAGGTATTGTAGACCCACCTAAACTTCTTGTGCTACTTGTCATCAGCACACTCAAGGCTTTAAAGACTGACCACTCGGGTGGCTGGtgctttctcacgtgacttcttgtgctactgatgactcggcagaatcccaatcaaacatcgacttaaggtaagtctcgtttaatttccgATTATGGCGGATGCAAAGATGAATGAGATGGACAAACTTTCCTCTAGCGCTGAAGAAGACGAAGCTGCAGTGCTAGCCGAAGACGAAAATGATCATGACACCACCGGTGCTCATGCTATCGCTCCCAATAAACTATGGGAAGCTATTCAAGGACTGTCATGATTAATTGCATAATTAGAATACATTATCATAGCCTCCACGTGCTTGTAAGAACTTAGGCTAATGCAATAAAAACCTTGTTGTTGTTAACATGTCGCTTGTGTGCGAGTGAACATTATATGGTGTCAGAGTAAAACATGGAAGTTTTCAAGCCTCCCGGAGCTCTAGTGCTTGAAGGGAATCTTTCCGAGAATTGGAGGAGATGGGTCCAACGCTTTGACCTTTACTTGACGGCGTCGGGAAAAATCGAAGAAAATGAAAAGGTGCAGTGCGCCATTCTGCTGCACACAATCGGCGAAGAAGCGCTCGAAATATACAATACGTTCCGATTCGCTACTGGTGAAGATCCTAACAAGATTGCTCACCTAAAGAAAAAGTTTGAAGATTATTTCAATCCGAGAAAGAACACTGTGTTCGAGAGATACAAGTTTTGGGAATGTAAACAACAAGACGGCGAATCTATCGATCAGTTTATCACCGGATTGAAGACTCGTGCGAAGTCATGTGAATTTGGCGACCAGCAAGACAGCCTGATTCGAGATCGAATTGTATTTGGTGTAAGTGACACTCGTCTTAAAGAGAGATTGCGTCGTGAATCGTCTGATCTTACCCTTGAGAAAGCGGCGAGTCTTTGCAGAGCGGCCGAAGCCAGCGCTAAACAACTAAAGGAACTCCAGACATTGGAGAAGGTACCCGTTCACGCGCTAAAACCAAGAAATAAACCAACCAAGCCAGCGCCCGCTACTAGCAAAACATCGCGCCAGCTGCAGCAATTTAACTGCAAGAATTGTGGAACAAAGCACTACCCGCGATCGTGTCCAGCGTTTGGAAGACACTGTCACATTTGCAAAGGGAAACATCACTACGCTAAGATGTGCCCACAAAAGAATTCTCGAGTACACACTGTGACTCCGAGCCTAGACGGCGCCATTGGTCGACAGTGCGAAGTCCAAACCGAAGAATTCTTTATCGGAACAGTCACCGGTGTGACTACTGATTCAGCTTGGTTCTCCATCGTAACTATTGGTGGATCGTCTGTTAAATTCAAGCTGGATACTGGCGCCGAAGCGAATGTTTTGCCACTCAGTGTTTACTCCGAACTCCAGCACCAGTCTCCTTTAATGGATACCAGTGTTGTTCTTTCCTCGTATGGAGATTTCAAGGTAAAACCCGAAGGGAAGGTCACCCTGGCTTGTGAAGTTCAGGGATTAAAGGAAAGCCTTCCATTTTTCGTTGCTGCTGTTAATTCACCACCAATTTTGGGACTCTCGGCGTGTTCAAAATTAAATCTGGTGAAAAGAGTAGAAAGTGTTGCCCTGGCCCCTCGCACAAAAGAAGAAATTGTTGATAAGTTTGCTGATGTGTTCAATGGGTTAGGCTGCATGAAAGGCGAGTACCACATTGAGCTGGATGACTCAGTTCAGCCCGTCATTCACCCGCCTCGAAGAATACCGTATTCCCTTCTGGAGAAACTTAAAGCGAAACTTCAAGAGTTGGAGGAGAAAGATGTTGTCCAGAAAGTTGACAGACCCACCCCATGGGTTAACGGCTTAGTCATTGTTGAAAAGCGTGATGGTTCTTTGAGACTGTGCTTGGATCCAAGAGATCTTAACAAGACTATTCGGAGAGAGCATCACAGGATACCCACAGCAGAGGACATTGCAAGTCACCTCAGTGGCAAGAAAGTTTTCTCCATTGTAGATGAAAAAGATGGTTTCTGGCAGGTGCGCTTAGATGAAGAAAGTTCCCACCTCTGTACGTTCAATACCCCCTTTGGCCGTTATCGGTTTAAGCGTATGCCATTCGGCATAAGTTCAGCACCAGAGGTGTTCCAAAAGAAGAATGAAGCCCTGTTTGGAGATATTGATGGTGTGGAGGTCATATTTGATGACATCATTGTTGCAGCTAAAGATGAGAAGGAACATGATGAAACTATGCTTAATCTTCTGGAAAGAGCTCGACAAGCAAATGTTAGGTTCAACTCTGCAAAGCTGCAATACAAAGTTAGTGAAGTCAAGTACATGGGAAACATTGTTTCTGAATCAGGACTGAAACCTGATATAGCTCCGGCGATTTAAAGCAAGCAAGATTCCTTAACTGATGCGAAGGAGAATTCAAGTTGAAGGCTTGATTGATTCAAGGTTTAATGATGTTTACAAACTCTCACGTCACACcgtgaaaactgaaaattataaaaattaaagttacaaatacgaaaaatcaataaaactaaaaagcaaataaattacaatccaaattgtaagaaacgcaacgaaaaacaattatttacaaagcgAAAACCTAAAGCTTAATCGgcaaacttgaaacttgcaaCAATTGGTACAACGAGAATAATTTAAATACCTGTGTGCGGCTTTATCCCCGGAACATTGGACAAATAAAAAACTTCTTCTTGACTTGGAACTTCTTAGCTTAAACAACTTCTTAGTTTAAACAACTTCTTAACTTAAGCGACTTCGTGCTTAACTTAACTATAAAAACGATGGAAGAGATAAACAAAGACGCGAGGTTAtgcgatatgttgcgatgtATACGCGATGTACGCGCGATATCGACACGACATGCTATTCTTTCAAAATCGGGGAGCCCGCAGTACAGGAGTTAAGTCAGCAGATAGACAAACAATAAGATTGCCGTTACACTCCCACCAAATTATTATgatatttaaaggggctagaaTAATCATCAATAATTTTACGTCACTTAGTTCACTCTCTTTCAGTAGCTTCAAAAAGGAGGACCACCTTCTGTACTGCTCTTTCGATGATCGATGGTCTGCTTGTTTGGCTCTTGGTGCCCACGAGAATCTTAACGGTGCGTACGAGACCTTGTTCGTCTTTTGTGGCTTCTACGACCTTTCCAAGTGGCCATTGGGCGCGAGGGGCGTCTTCCGAAATGATGACAATGTCTCCCACCTTGAGATTTCGCTTCGATCTGGTCCGTTTGTGCCTTGTATTCAAATTTGCAAGGTACTCCTTGCGCCAGCGAGACCAAAACTGTTCCACCACGTACTGCACCCGTCTCCAGCGCTTGCGAGCGTAGATATCTTCTGGCGTGAAACATCCGGGTGGAGGAGAGTAGACTCTTTGCTTCATTGTGAGAAGATGATTTGGCGTCAAAGGTATCGGGCTCAGAGGATCACTTAAGCATTGGGTAGACAAAGGACGACTGTTAATTATGGCCATTGCTTCGTAAAGAAAGGTGCGGAACGATGATGTGTCTAGGCGTCCAGCGAAATCTTTCAGAAGATGATCCAATATACTTCTGATGGTTTTAATCTGCCGCTCCCACACTCCACCACGATGACTTGAATAAGGAGGATTCAGAAGAAATTCGCAGTCGTGATCACGTAGGTGTGAAGCAATCTTGTTCACGTTCATTTCTTTAATGGCAGCCGCAAGTTCGTTTCTTGCACCAACGAAGTTGGATCCTTGATCTGATCGTAACTGATGTACTGGCCCACTCATGGCTATGAAACATCTTAAGGCGTTAAGGAACGCATCTGTTGTCATATCATCCAAGACTTCGATATGTACGGCGCGGGAATTCATACAAGTGAAAATAACTGCATACTTCTTCATTTCTCTTCTACCCTCCTTAATCATGAACGGTCCAAAGCAGTCCATACCACAGTATGTGAAAGGGGGGAATGGTTCAATTCTGTCCGTTGGAAGGTTAGCCATCTTTTGATTTTCAAGCGGTCGTCTTTGACGTCTGCATTTTACGCACTTGTGAATAAGCGAAGAAACTGCAGAAGATAAAGAAAGGACCCATAT harbors:
- the LOC137974982 gene encoding uncharacterized protein, whose amino-acid sequence is MPGKNSSKQSRGDPGGALLDLPKLVSQIAETIGSSSIDDHSQGSPPDSSRVPETSPIEEKAESVSLSFVRRLYKNRGFSERATNIVLQSWRQSSQKQYDAHIIKWLLFCTKRQADPICPTISVAVDFLTSLYDEGLSYSSINSARCALSAILESPASAYPTFGEHPDVKRFMKGIFQSRPPLPRYCKTWDVNLVLQYIGSMGNSQELSLKDLTLKLVMLVALTTAQRGQSLQLLDTQNMVQEETAYTFMLNSKLKQSKPGKSTSDLVIKLNAFPYDRNLCVVNACSVYLARTKLLRGSESRLFITHQKPHKKASRDTIRRWI
- the LOC137976864 gene encoding uncharacterized protein; protein product: MRRRDNIKPELNEDYKHLCSSSVPFTEFLFGNDADLSKQLKDLAEATKVSKKLNPKVDGHKSNGYRGYKHAKSKGFGYKYFSRGQGTQAIKNLNWKRPGPPYTKKDEGRRPNKLQQFVPAWKDITDDPEVLDWVEHCHLEFIDGVPPVQETDDKVIQFNDAEAAIIESEIVQLLNKGVIVESPHSQGEFVSSIFVRLKKNGVDYRMILNLKELNKFIVYRHFKMDSLKTVTDLMSQGCYMASVDIKDAYYTIPIATEHQKFLKFRWRDKLYQYTCLPNGLASAPRIFTKLLKPVFNILRQKGCLSSSYIDDCYLQGATCG